The genomic interval ATTTCCTTCTGATGCGAACCGTATCGCCCACTCAAGACCTGCCCTGGCTATCATGGTCGCGCGTTGGCCGTTGAGCAAAAGCGTGAAACCTTGTTGCTTTGAACTCACCATAGATACGAAGGCGGCGCCAAGAATCGCTATCACCGTCATGGCGATAACGAGGATGACAAGCATACTGCCTTTATCGTTATTGAATCGTTTCATAATAGTTGCCGCCAAATGACCTGCCAGTTTCACCGTAGCTGCTGTCGTAGTTGTTCGGAATAACCGTTGTTCTCAGCACAAAAGGAGGGATGGAGGGATCGCTAAGACTGGTTAGTTTGAGTTCAACCGTGATGGTTTCCTGGCCGGTGCCAGTAGGGGGATTCCTTGTTACTCTAAACCCGTAGTCGGTTGCGTCTGCTGGTATATTTATGTTGCTACCAACAAGAATAAACTCACCCGAGTTTTCGTTCCTAACCAAATCTCTGCCACTCTGTTTAAAAGTTACTTCTTTGGCGGAGCGGTAAGGATGCGCTGGTGTGTTGAACTTCAATACACTCGACCATGATGGATACTGCGGGACGTCTGTTGTGCTAATGACAGTCGCATCACTCAACTCCCGGGTGATCCGCTCCATAATACAGGCGCCGTCCGCGTAGAGGGGGCTTTGTTCCTTGACGAGCCTGTAAGTTCTTATGGCATTGTCCATGAAAGAGAAAGTGAATATGCCGAGAATAGAGAGCACGACTATCACCGTAACGAGTTCTATAATGGTAAAGCCTTTGTTTTCACTCCAGATCATCATGGCATGTTCGGTCTTCTCGTGATAATGGTTGAGATCTCATCAATTAGTAGGTCAGAATGCTTGACTGTTACAGTGACCCTTTTATAATAACTGCTCGTCGGGGATTTTGTGCTTAAGTCGAAGGG from Syntrophorhabdus sp. carries:
- a CDS encoding prepilin-type N-terminal cleavage/methylation domain-containing protein, which produces MMIWSENKGFTIIELVTVIVVLSILGIFTFSFMDNAIRTYRLVKEQSPLYADGACIMERITRELSDATVISTTDVPQYPSWSSVLKFNTPAHPYRSAKEVTFKQSGRDLVRNENSGEFILVGSNINIPADATDYGFRVTRNPPTGTGQETITVELKLTSLSDPSIPPFVLRTTVIPNNYDSSYGETGRSFGGNYYETIQ